From one Coffea eugenioides isolate CCC68of chromosome 11, Ceug_1.0, whole genome shotgun sequence genomic stretch:
- the LOC113753840 gene encoding cytochrome P450 78A5-like: protein MKSSFWLANLSILVLPVLCFGASYLNTWSRTLCLLVIFPLLPSFLNLCFIPGGFAWRNHHQNLTSTNNRGPICWPFLGLLPQMGSHAHRKLAFLATSLGSARLMPFTLGFNTRLIISSHPDTAREILCGSSFSDRPIKESARTLMFQRAIGFAPSGKYWRHLRRIAANHMFSPKRISNLEGLRQRVADGMIASVRVEMNETSIVELRSILKKGSLINVLESVFGSNLGSEGEKLGSMVEEGYELISEFNWADYIPLKLLDFGGVKKRCHKLAGEVNCLIGRIIKERRREGNVNAKNDFVSVCLSLPEEDQLTDADLVAVLWEMVFRGTDTVAILLEWIMARMVLHQDIQAKAQHEIDTCVGHGRHVQDSDVPNLPYLQAVVKEVLRLHPPGPLLSWSRLAIHDVHVDKFFVPAGTTAMVNMWAITHDPAIWKDPWAFRPDRFMEEDVSIMGSDLRLAPFGSGRRVCPGRMLGLTTVQLWLARLLQQFKWINPAAAPSEQVDLSECLKLSLEMKNRLACRAVNRRY, encoded by the exons ATGAAATCCTCCTTTTGGCTGGCCAATCTATCCATCCTAGTCTTACCTGTCCTCTGTTTCGGAGCCAGCTACCTTAACACATGGTCCCGTACCCTGTGCTTACTAGTCATATTTCCACTTCTCCCCTCCTTCCTAAACTTATGCTTCATACCTGGAGGCTTTGCATGGAGAAACCATCATCAAAATCTTACAAGCACAAATAATCGTGGCCCTATTTGCTGGCCCTTCTTGGGGCTCTTACCTCAAATGGGGTCTCATGCTCATCGAAAACTAGCATTTTTAGCTACTTCACTTGGGAGTGCTCGTCTAATGCCCTTCACTCTTGGCTTCAATACTCGTTTGATCATCAGCAGTCACCCCGATACAGCCAGAGAAATTCTTTGTGGGAGTTCATTTTCGGATCGCCCCATAAAAGAATCAGCTCGCACGCTCATGTTCCAACGTGCCATTGGTTTCGCTCCATCAGGGAAGTACTGGCGCCATCTACGCAGGATCGCTGCAAATCATATGTTTTCTCCTAAGAGAATTTCTAATCTTGAGGGCCTTAGACAACGGGTTGCCGATGGAATGATAGCGAGTGTTCGAGTTGAGATGAACGAGACAAGTATAGTGGAGTTGAGGTCGATACTGAAAAAGGGCTCTCTGATTAATGTCTTAGAGAGTGTGTTTGGGAGCAATTTGGGTTCAGAAGGAGAGAAACTAGGATCAATGGTAGAGGAAGGATATGAACTAATCTCAGAGTTCAATTGGGCTGATTATATTCCTTTGAAATTGTTAGACTTTGGTGGGGTGAAGAAAAGGTGTCACAAATTAGCTGGAGAGGTTAATTGTCTTATAGGTCGGATCAtaaaagaaaggagaagagaGGGAAATGTTAATGCGAAGAATGATTTTGTTAGTGTCTGCCTTTCTTTGCCCGAAGAGGATCAACTTACTGATGCAGACTTGGTGGCAGTCTTGTGG GAAATGGTATTTAGAGGAACAGATACGGTGGCTATCCTTCTGGAATGGATCATGGCCAGGATGGTCCTGCATCAGGACATTCAAGCCAAAGCCCAGCATGAGATTGACACGTGCGTCGGCCACGGCCGGCACGTGCAAGACTCCGACGTCCCAAATCTTCCCTACCTCCAAGCTGTGGTCAAGGAGGTCCTCCGACTGCACCCTCCCGGCCCATTACTCTCCTGGTCCCGCCTAGCCATCCACGATGTCCACGTGGACAAGTTCTTCGTCCCTGCAGGCACCACAGCCATGGTCAACATGTGGGCTATAACCCATGACCCAGCCATCTGGAAAGACCCGTGGGCATTCCGGCCCGATAGGTTCATGGAGGAGGATGTTTCGATCATGGGGTCGGACTTGAGGCTTGCCCCGTTCGGGTCAGGTCGCCGGGTATGCCCGGGAAGGATGCTGGGGTTGACCACGGTGCAACTATGGCTGGCACGGCTACTTCAACAATTCAAATGGATTAATCCGGCAGCGGCGCCGTCCGAACAAGTTGACCTATCAGAGTGTTTGAAGCTATCTCTTGAAATGAAGAATCGGTTAGCATGTCGTGCAGTCAATCGCCGTTATTAG